A single genomic interval of Macadamia integrifolia cultivar HAES 741 chromosome 6, SCU_Mint_v3, whole genome shotgun sequence harbors:
- the LOC122082301 gene encoding uncharacterized protein LOC122082301: MAIPHGQPVKLRANHLNQLIGDEAAQFSTYLGTLIRSQKMMPLNYEDWRYVPEHYKEQLWNHIQYKYEIPIQCQKHVRQQISGIWRAFKKELKKQTIKKYGCLENSQPDDRVPADQWRDLVAIWTFAKKKAISEKNKDNRKLQVMNHSSGRMSYARVGEKLSKEHPTGKWPGRVKVFLITHKKRGTNQPTDERSRIVMAKMKQKQSELPPELRDNSDEEDNIYREACGEEGHGRVRGIGLGHNWLKGKGSGKKR; encoded by the exons ATGGCAATTCCTCATGGCCAACCAGTGAAGTTAAGAGCAAATCACCTAAATCAGTTAATTGGTGATGAAGCTGCCCAATTTAGTACATATTTGGGCACTTTGATTAGGAGCCAAAAAATGATGCCACTTAACTATGAAGATTGGAGATATGTTCCAGAACACTATAAGGAACAACTTTGGAACCATATCCAG TATAAATATGAAATACCAATTCAATGTCAGAAACATGTACGCCAACAAATTAGTGGCATATGGCGGGCGTTcaaaaaagaattgaagaaacAAACAATTAAGAAATATGGGTGTCTTGAAAATTCTCAACCAGATGATAGGGTCCCAGCAGATCAGTGGCGTGATCTTGTAGCAATATGGACATTTGCGAAAAAGAAG GCAATTagtgaaaaaaacaaagataacAGAAAACTCCAGGTTATGAATCATAGTTCTGGGAGGATGAGTTATGCAAGGGTGGGAGAGAAGCTG AGTAAGGAGCATCCCACTGGGAAATGGCCAGGCAGGGTAAAAGTATTTTTAATCACGCATAAAAAAAGGGGAACTAACCAACCTACAGATGAGAGATCTAGAATTGTTATg GCCAAAATGAAGCAAAAGCAGAGTGAGTTGCCTCCAGAGTTGAGAGATAATAGTGATGAAGAGGACAATATCTATAGAGAAGCTTGTGGCGAGGAAGGCCATGGACGTGTGCGTGGTATTGGGCTTGGT CACAATTGGctgaaagggaaaggaagtggcAAGAAGAGATGA
- the LOC122082667 gene encoding glyceraldehyde-3-phosphate dehydrogenase GAPCP2, chloroplastic-like — MAFSTLIRSASPMIGGSRCEVSQFDSVVRGPELFKVSRVRVNHSLDSASLRTSFGTSVSCGSSSLQKCSARSIQPIKATATEMPPTIRKSPSSGKTKIGINGFGRIGRLVLRIATSRDDIEVVALNDPFVDAKYMAYMFKYDSTHGVFKGTIKVVDDSTLEINGKQIKVTSKRDPSEIPWGDYGADYVVESSGVFTTLEKASFHLKGGAKKVVISAPSADAPMFVVGVNEKTYNPSMNIVSNASCTTNCLAPLAKVVHEEFGILEALMTTVHATTATQKTVDGPSMKDWRGGRGAGQNIIPSSTGAAKAVGKVLPELNGKLTGMAFRVPTPNVSVVDLTCRLEKNASYDDVKAAIKWASEGSLKGILGYTDEDVVSNDFVGDSRSSIFDAKAGIGLSASFMKLVSWYDNEWGYSNRVLDLIEHMALVAAQN, encoded by the exons ATGGCGTTCTCGACTCTCATCAGATCTGCATCTCCAATGATCGGAGGATCTCGCTGTGAGGTCTCTCAATTTGATTCTGTAGTTCGTGGCCCCGAACTCTTCAAG GTATCTCGTGTCAGAGTGAATCACAGTTTGGATTCAGCCAGTCTTCGGACTAGCTTTGGTACCAGTGTTTCTTGTGGATCCTCTTCTTTACA GAAATGCAGTGCCAGAAGTATTCAACCAATTAAAGCCACAGCTACAGAGATGCCTCCTACAATTCGGA AATCACCGAGCAGTGGCAAGACAAAGATTGGAATCAACG GTTTTGGTCGCATCGGGAGGTTGGTCTTGCGTATAGCAACATCTAGGGATGACATTGAGGTGGTAGCTCTCAACGATCCCTTTGTCGATGCAAAGTACATG GCTTACATGTTCAAGTATGATTCAACACATGGTGTGTTCAAGGGAACCATCAAGGTTGTGGATGACTCTACTTTGGAAATTAATGGGAAGCAGATTAAAGTAACCAGCAAAAG GGATCCATCAGAGATCCCCTGGGGTGATTACGGTGCTGATTATGTTGTTGAGTCATCTGGCGTTTTTACAACATTGGAAAAGGCATCATTTCATTTGAAG GGTGGTGCTAAGAAAGTGGTTATATCAGCTCCATCAGCTGATGCACCTATGTTCGTTGTAGGAGTAAACGAAAAGACTTACAATCCTAGTATGAACATTGTTTCAAATGCTAGCTGTACCACCAATTGTCTTGCTCCTCTTGCCAAG GTTGTCCATGAGGAGTTTGGTATTCTTGAAGCTCTTATGACAACTGTGCATGCAACaacag CAACACAGAAGACTGTAGATGGGCCCTCGATGAAGGACTGGAGAGGTGGCCGTGGCGCTGGGCAGAATATCATTCCTAGTTCCACTGGGGCAGCAAAG GCTGTTGGGAAAGTTCTTCCAGAACTCAATGGCAAGCTCACTGGGATGGCCTTCCGGGTCCCAACACCAAATGTTTCAGTTGTGGACTTGACTTGTCGACTTGAAAAGAATGCATCATATGATGATGTAAAAGCAGCAATAAA GTGGGCATCAGAGGGATCATTGAAAGGAATTCTTGGATACACAGATGAAGATGTTGTTTCAAACGATTTTGTCGGTGACTCCAG GTCGAGTATATTTGATGCAAAGGCTGGAATTGGACTGAGTGCTTCCTTCATGAAGCTTGTTTCATGGTATGACAACGAGTGGGGTTATAG TAACCGAGTGTTGGACTTGATTGAGCACATGGCATTGGTTGCTGCTCAGAATTGA